The genomic stretch gaCATATTATACCATATTATGCCAAGTATATTCTTATAAATACAAAACATTTTTATAACACTTGCGATGTgacttaaattaattttgtaaataaataattCACTTTATTCAGCAACAATTATTTGCTTTTATCTGAATTTGGAATTTCCTTAAACACAGGAGAGAATAATCTCCAAAAGGGAATCATAAATCATTTTCTCAaacccaaaataaataaatagaatcatAAAAGAATATACAACAACTCAAACAAAAATTTTTAACAATAACTAAAAAATTTACACTATCCATTAAACAATACCCGACCCGATTTAACAAACCGGGTCAGCCTAGTTAACAACTATCCATATCTTTACACAAAAACGGGTGGGTCAATAACTGAGCCGCCGTCCACCGCTCACCGGATTCCTTTTTAAGACAACACTCAACAAAGTCTCGAAACTCCGGTGAAGCGGAATCAGGCAAACTCGGTGGATCGGAGAAGCAAATCGCGCACATCAGCATAGCCCAATCGGGTCGTTGACCCGATTGAAGAAACGGGAAATGACCCACATAAAGTTCAAATAGTGTTAAACCCAAACTCCATATATCAGCTGAAAAACCGTTATAGTTCCCGCCATAAACTTCCGGGTCAAACCGCTCCGGACTCATATAAGCACACGTGCCAACGTAAGAGTTGCATGCTTCAAGCGTGCGACCCATTATCTTACCAACACCAAAATCTGCAATCTTAACCTCGTTTTTGTTGTTAACGAGGATGTTCGAAGGTTTAATGTCACGGTGCGCGATGTTACGCGCGTGGAGATACGATAACCCGTTGAGAACTTCACGCGCCACTGAGGCGAGTTTTGGTTCCGAGAATGTTCCGTTTGTTTTGAGAGCGGTTTCCAGGCTGCCGGAGTCCATGAGCTCCATGAGAATCGCGATGTCGCCGGTGGGTTTCTCGAAGGAGCCGTGGAATTTAACGATGTTGGGACAATCGGTGGCGCGGCGGAGGATGTTGATTTCTGCTAGTGTGCGGCGGCGCGTGGTGGGGTCGGAGTCGTTGTGGCTGACTTTTAGAGCGTAGATGGTGGAAGTGACTTTGTGGCGGACTTTGTAAACGGTGCCGCCGTTGCCGTGACCGAGGACGGCGAGTTTCTCGAAGTCACCGGGAGCAAGGGTGTCAGAGCCGGTGGAGGATGATTGTTTGTAGATGTTGGGAGGAAGGGGGACAGGGAAACGAGGACGGTGGTCGGAGATTTCTGGAAGACGGAGATTGGGATGGCGGCGGCGGACGAGCGCCATGTGTGGTGGTTGACGGTGGTTGTggtgaagagagaaaaaaaaaagtgagttagtgactaagaagagaagatttgtGAGGGGTTTATATTAGGTGAGTGGATTAGAGAGTGTGATGGCTTAGGAAGGAGGGTGGATATGGGAGTGGGGTCCACACTtggttttaatatattttaatttttttttgaagaaactaTTTCTATGTTTGTACCTTTCCTTATTCAGCATGTGGTTAAATTGTAGcctaccttttttttttcttacacATCTAACTTTCACTTGTTTTGTATGAATGTACTTTGTATTTTAagattttaatataatttgaattttgattttttttttataaataaaggagGTTTTGGAGATAATTTTACAAGGGTTTGAAGGACATGTAATAACATCTTATACTTGAAAAGTACATTGGATTGTATGTAATTTTAATACTAGTGGAATCAATGAAGTCTTAATTTAAGTGATTTtagaataagtttttttttttttatgtatatctAAGTCTTTTTGTTAATGTCTCAATGATTGTTTATAATGTTAATGTTTTATCTTTATGTCCTatcatattattattgttattaactGTCTTATGTAAGAGTGTGTATTTTTTATTGAAACCGTTATAAGAATCATAACTGAATTAGTGAGGTTGAGTTGAGTTAGCGAGGTTGAGTTGATCTCTTAACTTAGTATAAAGCAGATTTTGTAgcaaatttgttttattcaacaCAAAATTGTATTTGAGGTTTTTTAATCTTCATGACATTTTTTAAAGAATGAGAACACAACATTTTTTCTTTCACCTCTAACTTTCATTTATTGTCATTTGTAGTATGTTGTacttctattttaaaattcaaaatataatttgaatttttgaaataattacAAAATTGTAAAAGATATGATATAACGTTTTGTACTTACAAAAGTACATTCAATGTAGCTTTACTAGTTGTGAAATTAACAAAGCTTCAATTTAAGTTATTCCAGAATAAGTTATCTTTCTTCGTTGTCCTTAAGTCCTTTAGTGTATATACATGCGTTCATTTGTTCTTGCCTTAATAATTTTGGTCGCTTTTTTTCCCATTAATTGTTTTTCATCCACTCAGAGTGTGACTATCGTGCCAATATTGTCATTAACTATCTTGTCTGAGCATGCGTACTCTTTCATTGGAACCGTTACATGAATAATAGTTGAGTCACTAAGGCTGAGCTGACCTTTTAACCCAGTGTAGAGTCGACCTCATGGTTGGATGAGCTCACCCCCTTTTCATAAGCCCCGCTCATACGACTCAAGAATGTTTTAACTTCGTTCATTTCCTTTTGAGTACTTTCCTAGGGTTTAATGAACTCTAGGTTTAAAGGATCAAGTTCGGATGATGCTAAATGGACTTATGTCAATATGGATATATTGATACACAATCCCTCAAATACAAGACTTGTAAGGGTAGAATGATTAAGTGAGAACATATGGTGGTGCATAATTCCTCAAGTAAGAGACCTGTATAGGTGAAATAATTATGTGATTAAAGTTTGATTTCTTCTATTGAGAGAAATTATCCTCTATTGATCACTCATTTTCATAATGATAGGTTTTTATTGAACATTCTACTTAACTAGCGTAATGATTGAAATACCTTGGGAATAAGCGTATTAGTCTAGGGCTTATAACTCTCTGAATTCCTAGGCTAAGTTAGCCCTGTTGGTCTCGGCTAATGAGAGTCTAATTACTCTTAAGAAGGATTAAAAGAATGCTCAATCTGCTCTAGAAAAAGTAGTGAGTAAAAAGGAGAATATACTAGAGGATGATATACTAGAGGAAGAGAAAATATTAAAGGCGACCTATCAAAATCAAAGCGAGAAGCTAGCTCAAAATGAGGCCGAAGTGGATGGTCTCATGGAAGCAGTTAATACTCATGTTTCCATTATGGACAAATAACTTTAAACTTCAAAACGTTCAAGTTTTCAAACAAGTACTCATGCAtaatattaatcaaatcattCAAAGAATTAAAAATGTCACATGTGTTTTTGAGTGATGGCTCAATTTTAATCTTCTTTGCATTTCACCCTGTGCAAAAAATCTTAAAGGAATGGTTTTGCAGAGTTCCTTTCTAAGCCAAGTAAAATCTTGTTAGCGAGTTTATAGAAACAAAACTCTCTTACCGCACAACAAAGCTCTCCTAGCGAGTTTCTTGCAACttccactactacaaaaaacacatttaacCTCGGTCACGAAGTTGATTTAAATTCGGTTCAAAGACGAGGTAGTAGAAGGCGTCATGATAACTTTCCATTTAATCCTCCAATTTTAGAATAACCAAGGGCATAGTTGAAATGGTCGTTGGTTTGATCCccataattagtttttttatattttcaaaactagcgccACATACCTCTTAATTTATGATCAAAACCGAGgggaaagaatatatatatatatatatatataatacaaatTATTTCGTTTATacaaaacattaataaatttatttatttacaaactatattgtttacaaagaatattatattgtttacacagaatattaaagtaaaaatatttgTTAAGTTTGAATCTGGTTCATCGTTATCACTATCAGTGAAAATCAGATGTTGGATCTTCAAATCATTTAATCTTGGAGAAGATAAAATGTTGGATATTGCTTGCATTTGTTTatgatataaaacaaaaaaaaaaggttaggtaaataaaataaatattcagttatatgattatttaagaaCACAAATCTTGAGCCCAAATAATTTTCTATTCTTGGAATCCACcatagagaacttttccaagctTGTTTAACTTTCAAAGTCTTCATGTCAAATGTTTCagttttaatttttgatattcataatgcTTTTTATCATGGATGTCTTTTAGGTTTCACGCAGATCACTAATGACAGTGTCCTGAGTGTTGATACTCGttaaatggacgacaaagatttgtttaaggacgATGAAGAAACTCAATAAACATGCTTGCTTATATTTTCCCTCAATTATGACTCAAAAGTGAgttaaaaatacaataaaataggtTACATCCCAAGCACCACATATCCCtcgatttttgttaaaaagtgagaggaaatagatttttttttaaaaattaaattacattgtttacaaaaAATCTAGATGTTGACAATTCTAATTCATCATCCTCGGTATTATTCTTAGAGAACAACAAATCTTTGCTGTTATCTAGATTTTGTTGTATACCCTTTGTGCACATTCTTTTCAAGTTCAATAAACTGAgtgcatccaacttctaataaGTTATTTATTCCAACCATAAGAAAtttttttctgcacttgcaatccatcttAGAGATCTGTTCCAAGATTTCATAATCTTgagaaaatattttcatgtcaaaTGTTTTCACAAGAAAGAGAACAAGATATATAGTGATAGATGTAGAGATTTCATGAAAGTATGGCATAAA from Vicia villosa cultivar HV-30 ecotype Madison, WI linkage group LG4, Vvil1.0, whole genome shotgun sequence encodes the following:
- the LOC131598786 gene encoding mitogen-activated protein kinase kinase 9; translation: MALVRRRHPNLRLPEISDHRPRFPVPLPPNIYKQSSSTGSDTLAPGDFEKLAVLGHGNGGTVYKVRHKVTSTIYALKVSHNDSDPTTRRRTLAEINILRRATDCPNIVKFHGSFEKPTGDIAILMELMDSGSLETALKTNGTFSEPKLASVAREVLNGLSYLHARNIAHRDIKPSNILVNNKNEVKIADFGVGKIMGRTLEACNSYVGTCAYMSPERFDPEVYGGNYNGFSADIWSLGLTLFELYVGHFPFLQSGQRPDWAMLMCAICFSDPPSLPDSASPEFRDFVECCLKKESGERWTAAQLLTHPFLCKDMDSC